A genomic stretch from Melospiza georgiana isolate bMelGeo1 chromosome 27, bMelGeo1.pri, whole genome shotgun sequence includes:
- the SLC37A2 gene encoding glucose-6-phosphate exchanger SLC37A2 isoform X1: MRAALAPGIRLLRAVPRDSRYRGLTLVLTFLSYASYHLSRKPISIVKSQLHLNCSALGPNPHNDSNSTTWCDWAPFDGDNYNELFGALDNAFLVAYAIGMFISGIFGERLPLRYYLSGGMVVSGLFTALFGLGYFWDIHVLWYFIIVQVCNGLVQTTGWPAVVACVGNWFGKGKRGLIMGIWNSHTSVGNILGSLIAGAWVSSAWGLSFIVPGIIIAVMGVICFFFLVEYPEDVDCNPPQHHMAADEDPGGVTTSEKDPEAVISNEGPLSLSGQSSVDHSKAPKEPAEEPEAISFLGALRIPGVVEFSLCLLFAKLVSYTFLYWLPLYIVNVAHFGAKEAGDLSTLFDVGGILGGIFAGLISDYTGGRATTCCVMLVVAAPMLFLYNHVGQNGIGVSVAMLIICGALVNGPYALITTAVSADLGTHESLKGNAKALSTVTAIIDGTGSVGAALGPLLAGLISPTGWNNVFYMLIAADVLACLLLARVVVKEARGWCGPMARQRGYVAAPPAWPLVPGCPGKVSVLLQKDVCYPLLSLLHLRAGIARPPAPCPAHGATETFPPPAKAAPGGF, encoded by the exons atGAGGGCAGCGCTCGCCCCCGGGATCCGCCTGCTCCGCGCCGTGCCCCGGGACAGCCG ctATCGGGGCCTGACTCTGGTGCTGACCTTCCTCTCCTACGCCAGCTACCACCTCTCCCGAAAACCCATCAGCATCGTCAAG agccagctgcaCCTCAACTGCTCGGCCTTGGGCCCGAACCCCCACAATGACTCCAACAGCACCACATGGTGTGACTGGGCCCCCTTTG ATGGGGACAACTACAACGAACTTTTTGGGGCGCTGGATAATGCCTTCCTGGTGGCCTACGCCATCGGGATGTTTATCAG TGGCATTTTTGGGGAGCGCCTCCCCCTGCGCTATTACCTGTCGGGGGGGATGGTGGTGAGCGGGCTCTTCACCGCGCTCTTCGGCCTCGGCTACTTCTGGGACATCCACGTGCTCTGGTACTTCATCATCGTGCAG GTCTGCAATGGGCTGGTGCAGACCACAGGCTGGCCTGCTGTCGTGGCATGCGTTGGAAACTGGTTTGGCAAAGGAAA GAGAGGTTTGATCATGGGCATCTGGAACTCGCACACCTCCGTTGGCAACATCCTGGGGTCTCTCATCGCTGGTGCCTGGGTctcctctgcctggggcctgtCCTTCATTGTGCCTGGCATCATCATCGCTGTCATGGGCGTCatctgcttcttcttcctcGTGGAGT ATCCTGAGGATGTTGACTGCAATCCACCTCAGCATCAC ATGGCTGCTGATGAGGATCCTGGAGGAGTGACCACCAGTGAGAAGGATCCTGAAGCAGTGATCTCTAACGAGGGCCCACTCAGCCTctcaggccagagcagtgtGGATCACTCCAAGGCCCCCAAGGAACCAGCTGAGGAGCCCGAAGCCATCAGCTTCCTTGGGGCACTCCGGATACCT gGCGTGGTGGagttctccctgtgcctgctcttTGCCAAGCTGGTGAGCTACACCTTCCTGTACTGGCTGCCCCTCTACATTGTCAACGTTG CTCATTTTGGTGCCAAGGAAGCCGGGGACCTGTCGACCCTCTTTGATGTCGGGGGTATTTTAG GGGGGATCTTCGCTGGCCTCATCTCTGACTACACCGGCGGCAGAGCCACCACGTGCTGCGTGATGCTGGTGGTGGCTGCCCCCATG TTGTTCCTGTATAACCATGTGGGTCAGAATGGCATTGGCGTATCAGTAG CGATGCTGATCATCTGTGGAGCTCTGGTCAACGGGCCCTACGCGCTCATCACGACAGCGGTGTCGGCAGATTTG GGCACCCATGAATCCCTCAAAGGAAATGCCAAAGCCCTCTCGACCGTCACGGCCATCATCGACGGCACGGGATCTGTCG gtgctgccctggggccgctgctggcagggctgatCTCTCCCACGGGCTGGAATAACGTGTTTTACATGCTGATAGCAGCTGATGTCCTGGCGTGTCTG CTCCTGGCTCGCGTGGTGGTGAAGGAGGCCCGTGGCTGGTGTGGCCCCATGGCGAGGCAGAGAGGGTACGTAGCTGCCCCCCCGGCGTGGCCCCTGGTGCCAGGGTGCCCGGGCAAggtttcagtgctgctgcagaaggatGTTTGTTACCCCTTGCTGTCGCTGCTGCATCTCCGCGCGGGCATCGCGAGGCCGCCGGCCCCGTGTCCCGCTCACGGGGCCACTGAGACATTTCCACCTCCAGCCAAGGCAGCACCCGGGGGATTTTAG
- the SLC37A2 gene encoding glucose-6-phosphate exchanger SLC37A2 isoform X2: MRAALAPGIRLLRAVPRDSRYRGLTLVLTFLSYASYHLSRKPISIVKSQLHLNCSALGPNPHNDSNSTTWCDWAPFDGDNYNELFGALDNAFLVAYAIGMFISGIFGERLPLRYYLSGGMVVSGLFTALFGLGYFWDIHVLWYFIIVQVCNGLVQTTGWPAVVACVGNWFGKGKRGLIMGIWNSHTSVGNILGSLIAGAWVSSAWGLSFIVPGIIIAVMGVICFFFLVEYPEDVDCNPPQHHMAADEDPGGVTTSEKDPEAVISNEGPLSLSGQSSVDHSKAPKEPAEEPEAISFLGALRIPGVVEFSLCLLFAKLVSYTFLYWLPLYIVNVAHFGAKEAGDLSTLFDVGGILGGIFAGLISDYTGGRATTCCVMLVVAAPMLFLYNHVGQNGIGVSVAMLIICGALVNGPYALITTAVSADLGTHESLKGNAKALSTVTAIIDGTGSVGAALGPLLAGLISPTGWNNVFYMLIAADVLACLLLARVVVKEARGWCGPMARQRGFKEF; this comes from the exons atGAGGGCAGCGCTCGCCCCCGGGATCCGCCTGCTCCGCGCCGTGCCCCGGGACAGCCG ctATCGGGGCCTGACTCTGGTGCTGACCTTCCTCTCCTACGCCAGCTACCACCTCTCCCGAAAACCCATCAGCATCGTCAAG agccagctgcaCCTCAACTGCTCGGCCTTGGGCCCGAACCCCCACAATGACTCCAACAGCACCACATGGTGTGACTGGGCCCCCTTTG ATGGGGACAACTACAACGAACTTTTTGGGGCGCTGGATAATGCCTTCCTGGTGGCCTACGCCATCGGGATGTTTATCAG TGGCATTTTTGGGGAGCGCCTCCCCCTGCGCTATTACCTGTCGGGGGGGATGGTGGTGAGCGGGCTCTTCACCGCGCTCTTCGGCCTCGGCTACTTCTGGGACATCCACGTGCTCTGGTACTTCATCATCGTGCAG GTCTGCAATGGGCTGGTGCAGACCACAGGCTGGCCTGCTGTCGTGGCATGCGTTGGAAACTGGTTTGGCAAAGGAAA GAGAGGTTTGATCATGGGCATCTGGAACTCGCACACCTCCGTTGGCAACATCCTGGGGTCTCTCATCGCTGGTGCCTGGGTctcctctgcctggggcctgtCCTTCATTGTGCCTGGCATCATCATCGCTGTCATGGGCGTCatctgcttcttcttcctcGTGGAGT ATCCTGAGGATGTTGACTGCAATCCACCTCAGCATCAC ATGGCTGCTGATGAGGATCCTGGAGGAGTGACCACCAGTGAGAAGGATCCTGAAGCAGTGATCTCTAACGAGGGCCCACTCAGCCTctcaggccagagcagtgtGGATCACTCCAAGGCCCCCAAGGAACCAGCTGAGGAGCCCGAAGCCATCAGCTTCCTTGGGGCACTCCGGATACCT gGCGTGGTGGagttctccctgtgcctgctcttTGCCAAGCTGGTGAGCTACACCTTCCTGTACTGGCTGCCCCTCTACATTGTCAACGTTG CTCATTTTGGTGCCAAGGAAGCCGGGGACCTGTCGACCCTCTTTGATGTCGGGGGTATTTTAG GGGGGATCTTCGCTGGCCTCATCTCTGACTACACCGGCGGCAGAGCCACCACGTGCTGCGTGATGCTGGTGGTGGCTGCCCCCATG TTGTTCCTGTATAACCATGTGGGTCAGAATGGCATTGGCGTATCAGTAG CGATGCTGATCATCTGTGGAGCTCTGGTCAACGGGCCCTACGCGCTCATCACGACAGCGGTGTCGGCAGATTTG GGCACCCATGAATCCCTCAAAGGAAATGCCAAAGCCCTCTCGACCGTCACGGCCATCATCGACGGCACGGGATCTGTCG gtgctgccctggggccgctgctggcagggctgatCTCTCCCACGGGCTGGAATAACGTGTTTTACATGCTGATAGCAGCTGATGTCCTGGCGTGTCTG CTCCTGGCTCGCGTGGTGGTGAAGGAGGCCCGTGGCTGGTGTGGCCCCATGGCGAGGCAGAGAGG GTTTAAGGAGTTCTGA
- the TMEM218 gene encoding transmembrane protein 218: protein MAGELGVGPGVLALLLLWAMALLLVMALGRAGRARVGAVPVLLGAAALTAALLLFPREGESPGPAGAEEVVDTFLIGRFILLAVMSLVFLGCLFLFLIYHLMEPVYAKPLHSR, encoded by the exons aTGGCCGGCGAGCTGGGCGTGGGGCCGGGggtgctggcgctgctgctgctctgggccatGGCGCTGCTGCTCGTGATGGCGCTGGGCCGCGCCGGTCGCGCCCG GGTCGGAGCGGTGCCGGTGCTGCTCGGAGCCGCCGCGCTCACGGCCGCGCTGCTGCTGTTCCCCCGGGAGGGCGAGAGCCCGGGCCCCGCCGGCGCTGAGGAG gtTGTGGACACCTTCCTCATCGGGCGCTTCATCCTCCTGGCTGTGATGAGCCTGGTGTTCCTGGGGTGCCTGTTCCTGTTCCTCATCTACCACCTCATGGAGCCTGTGTATGCCAAGCCTCTCCACAGCAGATAG